From Homo sapiens chromosome 6, GRCh38.p14 Primary Assembly, the proteins below share one genomic window:
- the TXLNB gene encoding beta-taxilin isoform X2, whose amino-acid sequence MQNLNKLQTPEEKFDFLFKKYAELLDEHRTEQKKLKLLQKKQVQIQKEKDQLQGEHSRAILARSKLESLCRELQRHNKTLKEEALQRAREEEEKRKEITSHFQSTLTDIQGQIEQQSERNMKLCQENTELAEKLKSIIDQYELREEHLDKIFKHRELQQKLVDAKLEQAQEMMKEAEERHKREKEYLLNQAAEWKLQAKVLKEQETVLQAQLTLYSGRFEEFQSTLTKSNEVFATFKQEMDKTTKKMKKLEKDTATWKARFENCNKALLDMIEEKALRAKEYECFVMKIGRLENLCRALQEERNELHKKIRDAEISEKDDQSQHNSDEEPESNVSVDQEIDAEEVNSVQTAVKNLATAFMIIHHPESTPHQSKETQPEIGSSQESADAALKEPEQPPLIPSRDSESPLPPLTPQAEAEGGSDAEPPSKASNSPAGLGAETQCEGLPVGAQADQASWKPEAEASGQAPQAPTEASLQKMEADVPAPACAAEEHVAAMVPACEPSRQPPRAAAEELPVGASAGPQPRNVADTNLEGVD is encoded by the exons CTGGATGAACATCGTACTGAGCAAAAGAAGTTAAAGCTCCTCCAAAAGAAACAGGtacaaattcaaaaagaaaaggacCAGTTACAAGGTGAACACAGCAGAGCTATCCTCGCTCGAAGCAAATTGGAGAGTCTGTGCCGGGAGctgcagagacacaacaagacTCTGAAG GAAGAGGCGCTTCAGCGGGCAcgtgaggaagaagagaaaaggaaggaaatcacaAGCCATTTCCAGAGTACCCTCACGGACATCCAGGGCCAGATCGAGCAGCAGAGTGAGCGAAATATGAAGCTCTGTCAGGAGAACACAGAGCttgcagaaaagctgaaaagcaTCATCGATCAGTATGAGCTCAGAGAGGAG catctggacaaaatatttaaacacagaGAACTGCAGCAGAAGCTGGTGGATGCAAAGCTTGAGCAGGCCCAAGAAATGATGAAGGAAGCGGAGGAGCGACACAAACGAGAAAAGGaatat TTGCTGAACCAGGCAGCAGAGTGGAAACTTCAGGCGAAAGTGCTGAAGGAGCAAGAGACAGTCCTGCAGGCTCAG CTCACTCTCTACTCAGGAAGGTTTGAAGAATTCCAGAGCACACTAACTAAAAGCAACGAGGTGTTTGCCACGTTCAAACAGGAAATGGACAAA ACAACTAAGAAAATGAAGAAGCTGGAAAAGGACACAGCCACATGGAAAGCCCGATTTGAGAACTGTAACAAAGCTCTGTTGGACATGATTGAAGAG AAAGCACTGAGAGCTAAAGAATATGAGTGCTTTGTGATGAAAATCGGGAGGCTAGAGAACCTCTGCCGTGCTTTACAAGAAGAGAGAAACGAACTCCACAAAAAAATCAGAGACGCAGAAATATCTGAAAAGGATGACCAAAGTCAGCACAACTCCGATGAAGAGCCAGAGTCAAACGTCTCTGTGGATCAAGAGATTGACGCAGAGGAGGTTAATAGTGTCCAAACCGCCGTGAAAAATCTGGCCACAGCCTTCATGATAATTCATCATCCAGAGTCAACCCCGCACCAGTCCAAAGAAACCCAACCCGAAATAGGCAGTTCTCAGGAGAGTGCTGACGCCGCTCTCAAGGAGCCAGAGCAACCCCCTCTGATCCCTTCACGGGATTCAGAGAGTCCCCTGCCTCCCCTAACTCCTCAGGCTGAAGCCGAAGGAGGCAGTGATGCTGAACCTCCCTCCAAGGCCAGTAATTCTCCTGCCGGGTTGGGAGCAGAAACCCAATGCGAGGGTCTCCCTGTTGGAGCACAGGCTGATCAGGCGTCCTGGAAGCCAGAGGCAGAAGCTTCCGGTCAGGCCCCACAGGCTCCCACCGAGGCCTCCCTACAGAAGATGGAGGCAGATGTGCCTGCTCCAGCATGCGCAGCAGAAGAGCACGTTGCAGCCATGGTGCCTGCATGCGAGCCCAGTAGGCAGCCCCCACGAGCAGCAGCAGAGGAGCTGCCAGTAGGGGCCTCAGCTGGGCCCCAGCCGCGCAACGTGGCTGACACCAATCTGGAAGGCGTCGACTAA